One stretch of bacterium DNA includes these proteins:
- the sfsA gene encoding DNA/RNA nuclease SfsA: protein MSPPTLRPVSLPIEAALRGRLVKRYKRFLADVVFEDGREVTVHCPNPGSMQGTQAPGSAVRCSTSDNPKRKLRHTLEMIRVGRAWVGLHAAKANDAARRALESGAYSPFAGYTTIRPEVKTDEGSRFDFRLEGHAASDAPCWIEVKSVTLCAERHARFPDAVTERGRRHLEHLMARKAAGERAALLFVVQRADADDVAPADDIDPAYGRALREAARAGVEIHALSARVTADRIRLERVLPVLL from the coding sequence ATGTCCCCGCCGACGCTCCGTCCCGTCTCGCTCCCGATCGAAGCCGCGCTCCGCGGCCGCCTCGTGAAGCGCTACAAGCGCTTCCTCGCCGACGTGGTCTTCGAGGACGGCCGCGAGGTCACCGTCCATTGCCCGAACCCCGGCAGCATGCAGGGCACCCAGGCGCCGGGCTCCGCCGTCCGCTGCTCCACGTCGGACAACCCGAAGCGCAAGTTGCGCCATACCCTCGAGATGATCCGCGTCGGGCGGGCCTGGGTCGGCCTGCACGCGGCGAAGGCCAACGACGCCGCGCGACGCGCCCTCGAGAGCGGCGCCTACTCGCCCTTCGCCGGCTACACGACCATTCGGCCCGAGGTGAAGACCGACGAGGGCTCGCGCTTCGACTTCCGACTCGAGGGACATGCGGCGTCCGACGCCCCCTGCTGGATCGAGGTCAAGAGCGTCACCCTCTGCGCGGAACGCCACGCGCGCTTTCCCGACGCCGTGACCGAGCGGGGGCGTCGCCACCTCGAACATCTCATGGCCCGCAAGGCCGCGGGCGAGCGAGCGGCGCTCCTCTTCGTCGTCCAGCGCGCGGACGCCGACGACGTAGCCCCCGCCGACGACATCGACCCCGCCTACGGACGAGCGCTCCGCGAGGCGGCTCGCGCGGGCGTCGAGATCCACGCGCTCTCGGCCCGGGTCACCGCCGACCGGATCCGGCT
- a CDS encoding histidine phosphatase family protein has product MSGVAAGALKRVILVRHGETAGQSSIRYYGATDVPLSDEGRAQVRAARDRIRGETFDAVWASTLCRSWESARIVAPGHPVQLESNFREIDFGDWEGLTAEEIAEVDPAGYARWQAEGLDFTFPGGEPRDVLRARVGRGLERIHATGVESVLVAVHKGVVRALLELITGYTLPPGEPELGGVVQASRGPDGSWYTGRIGSDASVSEVGTGVPMDEGRG; this is encoded by the coding sequence GTGAGCGGAGTCGCGGCAGGCGCGCTGAAGCGCGTGATCCTCGTACGTCACGGGGAGACCGCCGGGCAGTCGAGCATCCGGTACTACGGAGCGACCGACGTGCCCTTGTCGGACGAGGGTCGCGCCCAGGTGCGCGCCGCCCGCGACCGGATCCGGGGCGAGACCTTCGACGCGGTCTGGGCGAGCACGCTCTGTCGCTCCTGGGAGTCGGCGCGAATCGTCGCGCCCGGCCATCCGGTCCAGCTCGAGTCGAATTTCCGCGAGATCGACTTCGGCGACTGGGAAGGACTGACCGCCGAGGAGATCGCCGAGGTCGATCCGGCGGGCTACGCGCGCTGGCAGGCGGAGGGGCTCGACTTCACCTTTCCCGGTGGCGAGCCACGGGATGTGCTTCGTGCGCGCGTCGGCCGCGGCCTCGAACGCATCCACGCCACCGGCGTCGAGTCCGTCCTGGTCGCCGTCCACAAGGGGGTGGTTCGCGCGCTCCTGGAGCTGATCACCGGCTACACCCTGCCCCCGGGCGAGCCCGAGCTCGGAGGCGTCGTCCAGGCAAGCCGCGGCCCCGACGGGTCCTGGTATACGGGTCGGATCGGAAGCGACGCGAGCGTGAGCGAGGTCGGGACCGGGGTCCCGATGGACGAAGGCCGGGGCTAG
- the gdhA gene encoding NADP-specific glutamate dehydrogenase → MALTKKQQAAADTYLERFMHGLERRNPGQPEFQQAVHEVARDIIPFLEDKQAYKDAHILDRMTEPDRIIVFRVCWVDDDENVRVNRGMRVQFNNAIGPYKGGLRFHKSVNISILKFLGFEQVFKNSLTTLPMGGAKGGANFNPHGKSDGEVMRFCQAFMTELSRHIGPYTDIPAGDIGVGAREVSYLFGQYKRLQNEFTGTITGKGLAFGGSLIRTEATGYGCVYFAREMLGTRGEDIAGKNCVVSGSGNVAQYTAEKINQLGGKVLTLSDSGGFIHDPNGIDEEKLAWVMDLKNERRGRISEYVEKWGGTFHEGKRPWGVPCELAFPCATQNELHSEDADELVKNGCQLVSEGANMPSTFDAINVFLRNEVLFGPAKAANAGGVAVSGLEQTQNAMRLSWSREQVDEQLLDIMKSIHSTCVEHGRDGDYVNYVRGANIGGFIKVADAMLAYGVL, encoded by the coding sequence ATGGCTCTGACCAAGAAGCAGCAGGCGGCGGCGGACACCTACCTCGAGCGGTTCATGCACGGGCTCGAGCGCCGGAATCCCGGCCAGCCGGAGTTCCAGCAAGCCGTCCACGAAGTCGCCCGAGACATCATCCCGTTTCTCGAGGACAAGCAGGCCTACAAGGACGCGCACATCCTCGATCGAATGACGGAGCCGGATCGGATCATCGTATTCCGCGTCTGCTGGGTCGACGACGACGAGAACGTGCGTGTGAACCGCGGCATGCGCGTGCAGTTCAACAACGCGATCGGCCCCTACAAGGGTGGTCTGCGCTTCCACAAGAGCGTGAACATCTCGATCCTGAAGTTCCTGGGCTTCGAGCAGGTGTTTAAGAACTCGCTCACGACCCTGCCGATGGGCGGGGCGAAGGGCGGGGCGAACTTCAACCCCCACGGCAAGAGCGACGGCGAGGTCATGCGCTTCTGCCAGGCCTTCATGACCGAGCTCTCCCGCCACATCGGGCCCTACACCGACATCCCGGCCGGCGACATCGGCGTCGGCGCCCGAGAGGTCTCCTACCTCTTCGGTCAGTACAAACGCCTGCAGAACGAGTTCACCGGCACGATCACCGGCAAGGGACTCGCCTTCGGCGGCTCACTGATTCGAACCGAAGCGACCGGCTACGGCTGCGTCTACTTCGCGCGAGAGATGCTCGGCACCCGAGGCGAGGACATCGCCGGCAAGAACTGCGTCGTCTCGGGATCGGGCAACGTCGCCCAGTACACCGCGGAGAAGATCAACCAGCTCGGGGGCAAGGTCCTCACGCTCTCGGACTCGGGCGGCTTCATCCACGACCCGAACGGGATCGACGAAGAGAAGCTCGCCTGGGTGATGGATCTCAAGAACGAGCGGCGCGGCCGGATCAGCGAGTACGTCGAGAAGTGGGGCGGCACCTTCCACGAGGGCAAGCGGCCCTGGGGCGTGCCCTGCGAACTGGCCTTTCCCTGCGCCACCCAGAACGAGCTCCACTCCGAGGATGCGGACGAGCTCGTCAAGAACGGCTGCCAGCTCGTCTCGGAAGGCGCGAACATGCCGTCGACCTTCGACGCGATCAACGTCTTCCTGAGGAACGAGGTCCTCTTCGGGCCCGCGAAGGCGGCCAATGCCGGCGGTGTCGCGGTCTCCGGACTCGAGCAGACGCAGAACGCGATGCGCCTCTCGTGGTCGCGCGAGCAGGTCGACGAGCAGCTCCTCGACATCATGAAGAGCATCCACTCGACCTGCGTCGAGCACGGCCGAGACGGCGACTACGTCAACTACGTCCGCGGCGCGAACATCGGCGGGTTCATCAAGGTCGCGGACGCGATGCTCGCGTACGGGGTGCTCTGA
- the acs gene encoding acetate--CoA ligase, with protein sequence MADIDTLLKEKRTFKPAPEFTKQANWNKKTTNEYRKLGEKNPTKFWEKMAKENVSWFTPWKKVLDWKPPFAKWFVGGKTNVSYNCLDRHLDPKTSPGGVSRKNKAAIIWEGEPGDTRVITYGELHREVCRFANVLKDQGVKRGDRVCLYMPMIPELAVAMLACTRIGAAHSIVFGGFSADALRDRINDAEAKLVVTSDGGYRKGAPFALKATVDKAVAQTPCVEKVIVVERTKQPVEIVAGRDLWYHELMAEAKTKCAPAKLDAENPLFILYTSGTTGKPKGILHTTGGYLTHVTTTFKAIFDIKDDDVYWCTADIGWITGHSYVVYGPLANGATTVMYEGTPTHPGPDRWWDLIEKWGVTIFYTAPTAIRTFIRLGDEHPKSHDLSSLRLLGSVGEPINPEAWMWYHRVIGNKKCPIVDTWWQTETGGIMISSIPGAVDTKPGSATRPFPGVQADIFDEEGNSQKGEAGGFLVLKHPWPGMLRGIWGDPQRFKETYWGTYDETYFAGDGAHRDKSGYFWIMGRVDDVMNVSGHRIGTMEVESALVSSPDVAEAAVVGRPDEITGTAIVAFVSPVGGTDANDALVDRLKQHVSKEIGAIARPAEIRFTTALPKTRSGKIMRRLLRDIASGKEVAGDTSTLEDFSVLAKLRESDED encoded by the coding sequence ATGGCCGACATCGACACCCTCCTCAAGGAGAAGCGGACCTTCAAGCCCGCTCCCGAGTTCACCAAGCAGGCGAACTGGAACAAGAAGACCACGAACGAATATCGGAAGCTCGGCGAGAAGAACCCGACGAAGTTCTGGGAGAAGATGGCCAAGGAGAACGTCTCCTGGTTCACGCCCTGGAAGAAGGTCCTCGACTGGAAGCCCCCCTTCGCGAAGTGGTTCGTCGGCGGCAAGACAAACGTCTCGTACAACTGCCTCGATCGTCACCTCGATCCCAAGACGAGCCCCGGCGGCGTCTCGCGCAAGAACAAGGCCGCGATCATCTGGGAAGGCGAGCCCGGCGACACCCGCGTCATCACCTACGGAGAGCTCCACCGCGAGGTCTGTCGGTTCGCCAACGTCCTGAAGGACCAGGGTGTGAAGCGCGGCGATCGCGTCTGCCTCTACATGCCGATGATCCCCGAGCTCGCGGTCGCGATGCTCGCGTGTACCCGAATCGGCGCCGCCCACTCGATCGTCTTCGGTGGCTTCTCCGCGGACGCGCTGCGTGACCGGATCAACGACGCCGAAGCGAAGCTCGTCGTGACGAGCGACGGCGGCTACCGGAAGGGGGCGCCCTTCGCGCTCAAGGCGACCGTCGACAAGGCCGTGGCCCAGACGCCCTGCGTCGAGAAGGTGATCGTCGTCGAGCGGACGAAGCAGCCGGTCGAGATCGTGGCCGGGCGCGACCTCTGGTACCACGAGCTGATGGCGGAGGCGAAGACGAAGTGCGCGCCCGCCAAGCTCGATGCCGAGAACCCGCTGTTCATCCTCTACACGAGCGGAACGACCGGCAAACCCAAGGGCATCCTCCACACGACCGGCGGCTATCTCACCCACGTCACGACGACCTTCAAGGCGATCTTCGACATCAAGGACGACGACGTCTACTGGTGCACCGCCGACATCGGCTGGATCACCGGCCACTCCTACGTCGTCTACGGCCCACTCGCCAACGGCGCGACGACGGTGATGTACGAAGGCACACCGACGCATCCGGGTCCGGACCGCTGGTGGGACCTGATCGAAAAGTGGGGCGTCACGATCTTCTACACGGCGCCGACGGCGATCCGGACTTTCATCCGTCTGGGGGACGAACACCCGAAGTCGCACGACCTCTCTTCGCTGCGCCTTCTGGGTAGCGTCGGCGAGCCGATCAACCCCGAAGCGTGGATGTGGTACCACCGCGTGATCGGCAACAAGAAATGCCCGATCGTCGACACCTGGTGGCAGACCGAGACCGGCGGGATCATGATCTCGTCGATTCCGGGGGCCGTCGACACGAAGCCCGGCTCCGCGACGAGGCCCTTCCCCGGCGTCCAGGCCGACATCTTCGACGAAGAAGGCAACTCGCAGAAGGGAGAGGCCGGCGGCTTCCTCGTCCTGAAGCACCCGTGGCCCGGCATGCTCCGCGGCATCTGGGGCGACCCCCAACGGTTCAAGGAGACCTACTGGGGTACCTACGACGAGACCTACTTCGCCGGCGACGGCGCCCACCGGGACAAGAGCGGCTACTTCTGGATCATGGGCCGGGTCGACGACGTGATGAACGTCTCGGGCCACCGGATCGGCACCATGGAAGTCGAGAGCGCCCTCGTCTCGAGCCCTGACGTCGCCGAGGCCGCGGTCGTCGGTCGTCCGGACGAGATCACCGGAACCGCGATCGTCGCCTTCGTCTCGCCGGTCGGCGGCACGGACGCGAACGACGCCCTCGTCGACCGCCTGAAGCAGCACGTCTCCAAGGAGATCGGTGCGATCGCGCGTCCGGCGGAGATACGCTTCACCACGGCGCTTCCGAAGACGCGCTCCGGCAAGATCATGCGCCGCCTGCTCCGCGACATCGCCTCCGGCAAGGAGGTCGCCGGCGACACGAGCACGCTCGAAGATTTCAGCGTGCTCGCGAAGCTGCGGGAGAGCGACGAAGATTGA
- a CDS encoding aminopeptidase P N-terminal domain-containing protein, producing MFAERRQQMLQAMGPDAVAIFVGGRLAVRSADTEYPFRQDSDFWYLTGFDHPDAIAVLSTREGPDFTLFVQPRDRDAEIWTGYRPGVDGAVADYDADEAHPIEAFHAKLPDLLRGAARIYHVLGRDAAIDARIVALQEEIRRQSRGGVLPANELIDPRLLVHEMRLVKSPAEIEIMQRAADISLEGHHRAARACFAGRHEYELEAELAYAFRARGGSGPAYGSIVGSGKNATILHYITNDQPLAAGEVVLIDAGVELEGYASDVTRCYPVDGRFEPAARALYELVLAAQLASFEVSRPGGTLPEVHMATVRVLTQGLVDLGFLSGDLDGLIEKEAYKPYYMHGTSHWLGLDVHDVGAYVVKNGDEKPSPRPLAPGMAYTIEPGLYVSPDDPNAPDRFKGIGIRIEDNVVITEDGHLNLTRSIPKTADDIEAWIKG from the coding sequence GTGTTCGCCGAACGGCGCCAGCAGATGCTCCAGGCCATGGGCCCCGACGCCGTCGCGATCTTCGTCGGCGGACGCCTCGCCGTGCGCTCGGCCGACACCGAGTACCCCTTCCGCCAGGACAGCGACTTCTGGTACCTGACGGGCTTCGATCATCCCGACGCGATCGCCGTCCTGTCGACCAGAGAAGGTCCGGACTTCACGCTCTTCGTCCAGCCGCGCGATCGCGACGCCGAGATCTGGACCGGATACCGCCCCGGCGTCGATGGCGCGGTCGCCGACTACGACGCCGACGAGGCCCACCCGATCGAAGCGTTCCACGCGAAGCTCCCCGATCTCCTTCGCGGGGCGGCGCGGATCTACCACGTGCTCGGCCGCGACGCGGCGATCGACGCCAGGATCGTCGCGCTCCAGGAAGAGATCCGCCGACAGTCCCGCGGCGGCGTCCTCCCGGCGAACGAGCTGATCGACCCGCGACTGCTCGTCCACGAGATGCGACTCGTGAAGTCCCCGGCCGAGATCGAGATCATGCAGCGCGCCGCGGACATCAGCCTCGAGGGCCACCACCGTGCCGCCCGCGCCTGCTTCGCCGGCCGCCACGAATACGAGCTCGAAGCCGAGCTCGCCTACGCCTTCCGGGCGCGCGGCGGATCCGGTCCGGCCTACGGATCGATCGTCGGCTCGGGAAAGAACGCGACGATCCTCCACTACATCACGAACGACCAACCGCTCGCCGCGGGCGAAGTCGTCCTGATCGACGCGGGTGTCGAGCTCGAGGGATACGCGTCGGACGTGACGCGCTGCTATCCGGTCGACGGCCGCTTCGAGCCGGCCGCCCGCGCGCTCTACGAGCTCGTGCTCGCTGCCCAGCTCGCTTCCTTCGAAGTGAGCCGCCCTGGCGGGACTCTTCCCGAGGTCCACATGGCGACGGTCCGCGTCCTCACCCAGGGGCTCGTCGACCTGGGCTTCCTCTCGGGCGACCTCGACGGCCTGATCGAGAAGGAGGCCTACAAGCCCTATTACATGCACGGCACGAGCCATTGGCTCGGTCTCGACGTCCACGACGTCGGCGCCTACGTCGTGAAGAACGGCGACGAGAAGCCGTCCCCGCGTCCGCTCGCCCCGGGCATGGCCTATACCATCGAGCCGGGCCTCTACGTATCCCCGGACGATCCGAACGCCCCGGATCGCTTCAAGGGCATCGGCATCCGGATCGAAGACAACGTCGTGATCACCGAAGACGGGCACCTCAATCTGACCCGCTCGATTCCGAAGACCGCGGACGACATCGAAGCCTGGATCAAGGGCTGA
- a CDS encoding HRDC domain-containing protein, translating into MADQSRKSSGAGRSSERKTSEKGKSSRPASSSRSTKASSGSGKSGSSRAGVAQRDDFEIVDTVEGLEAVAKELMKEDVVAFDTEADSFYHYFDKVCLVQVATRKKCWLLDPLAIGGPDKLAPLASVFSSPKVRVLFHAAEYDIYVLKRDCGFDFTNLFDTMVSAQLLGYPAIGLAALIEKHFGVSLPKDEQRSDWSRRPLTEKQLSYAASDVLYLIKLAESLEKELKKAKRLDWAMDEFETLCGRRWPDREFDELGYLRIKGARSLEPTELAILRELFLLRDLRARDIDRPPFKVLGNRTLLEISRSQPTDLDSMGEIKGITDLILKRLGKDLVSAVKKGLRKPHGPIPKLETSGRRRMDRKTEKRLGALKDWRGPRAEALKLDPGVLCPNAALEAIAWAAPTNAKDLKGLPELKAWFVREFADEILGVIERHDADVAAAAEKEAEEKPDKPKRSRRGGRGRSGASRAKKRARRARKKTDGDEKAGETSGASKAKSED; encoded by the coding sequence TTGGCCGACCAATCCAGAAAATCATCGGGCGCAGGCAGATCGAGCGAGCGGAAGACGAGCGAGAAGGGCAAGTCCTCACGCCCCGCATCGAGTTCGCGCTCCACGAAGGCGAGCTCGGGGAGCGGCAAGTCCGGGTCGAGCCGCGCCGGCGTCGCCCAACGCGACGACTTCGAGATCGTCGACACGGTCGAGGGGCTCGAAGCCGTCGCCAAGGAACTGATGAAGGAAGACGTCGTCGCCTTCGATACCGAGGCGGACAGCTTCTACCACTACTTCGACAAGGTCTGCCTCGTCCAGGTCGCGACCCGCAAGAAGTGCTGGCTGCTCGACCCCCTCGCGATCGGCGGGCCGGACAAGCTCGCCCCCCTCGCGTCGGTCTTCTCCTCGCCGAAGGTCCGCGTCCTCTTCCACGCCGCCGAGTACGACATCTACGTCCTGAAGCGCGACTGCGGCTTCGATTTCACCAACCTCTTCGACACCATGGTGAGCGCCCAGCTTCTCGGGTATCCGGCCATCGGTCTCGCTGCGTTGATCGAGAAACACTTCGGCGTGTCGCTTCCGAAGGACGAGCAGCGCTCGGACTGGTCGCGGCGTCCGCTGACCGAGAAGCAGCTCAGCTATGCGGCGTCGGACGTGCTCTACCTGATCAAGCTCGCAGAGAGCCTCGAGAAGGAGCTCAAGAAGGCCAAGCGCCTCGACTGGGCGATGGACGAGTTCGAGACCCTCTGCGGGAGGCGCTGGCCCGACCGCGAATTCGACGAGCTGGGCTATCTGCGGATCAAGGGCGCCCGCAGCCTCGAGCCGACGGAGCTCGCCATCCTCCGCGAGCTCTTCCTGCTTCGCGACCTGCGCGCGCGCGACATCGACCGGCCGCCTTTCAAGGTGCTCGGCAACCGGACGCTGCTCGAGATCAGTCGCTCGCAGCCCACCGACCTGGATTCGATGGGCGAGATCAAGGGCATCACCGATCTGATCCTCAAGCGACTCGGCAAGGATCTCGTGAGCGCGGTCAAGAAGGGACTGCGCAAGCCTCATGGCCCGATCCCGAAGCTCGAGACGAGCGGGCGGCGGCGCATGGATCGCAAGACCGAGAAGCGACTCGGCGCGCTCAAGGATTGGCGCGGGCCGCGGGCGGAAGCGCTCAAGCTCGACCCCGGCGTGCTCTGCCCGAACGCGGCGCTCGAAGCGATCGCCTGGGCAGCCCCGACGAACGCGAAGGACCTCAAGGGGCTGCCGGAGCTCAAGGCCTGGTTCGTGCGCGAGTTCGCCGACGAGATCCTGGGCGTGATCGAACGACACGATGCCGACGTCGCCGCCGCCGCGGAGAAGGAGGCCGAAGAGAAGCCGGACAAGCCGAAGCGGAGTCGACGCGGCGGACGGGGACGCTCCGGAGCCTCGCGCGCGAAGAAACGAGCTCGCCGCGCCCGCAAGAAGACGGACGGGGACGAGAAGGCGGGCGAAACCAGCGGCGCATCGAAGGCGAAGTCCGAAGACTGA